One segment of Amycolatopsis alba DSM 44262 DNA contains the following:
- a CDS encoding beta-ketoacyl-[acyl-carrier-protein] synthase family protein, with protein MSRTQVTVTGMGMVSAAGIGVEDNWARIRAGQPAAAPHPALAGHPVDFACGAMDFEPAETLGERQADNTDRSTQMALVAAEEALARARLRPADTDVTRFAVVLGTWAGGTATMENQQAQLLRHDAAAVAARTMITGPLSSSAGELSIRFGLQGPVMTIATACASGTSAIGIARDLIRAGIVDVALAGGTDASITPLQVAGFFRLGALSRRTHDPLGASRPFAASRDGLVFGEGAGILVLENDAHARARGAPRLADVAGYSATSDAYHMLRPDPAGAGARRAIRAALADADIGKNDVDYVNAHGTSTRRNDEVECKAISAGLGDTVAVSSTKGVTGHTFGAAGALEAAYSILALTESVIPPTANLIDPDPDITVDLVAGTARHQPVQAVLSNSFGFGGLNASLVLTRP; from the coding sequence ATGAGTCGAACGCAGGTCACGGTCACCGGCATGGGTATGGTCAGCGCGGCCGGAATCGGTGTCGAGGACAACTGGGCACGGATCAGGGCCGGGCAGCCGGCCGCGGCACCGCACCCCGCGCTGGCCGGACACCCCGTCGACTTTGCTTGCGGGGCAATGGACTTCGAACCGGCCGAGACCCTCGGGGAGAGACAGGCCGACAACACGGACCGCTCCACCCAGATGGCGCTTGTCGCGGCCGAGGAAGCCCTCGCCAGGGCTCGCTTGCGTCCTGCCGACACCGACGTGACCAGATTCGCGGTCGTTCTCGGCACCTGGGCAGGCGGCACGGCGACCATGGAGAACCAGCAGGCGCAGCTTCTGCGGCACGACGCCGCCGCGGTCGCGGCACGCACCATGATCACCGGACCGCTCAGTTCGTCCGCGGGTGAACTGTCGATCCGCTTTGGACTGCAGGGCCCGGTCATGACGATCGCCACGGCATGCGCGTCCGGTACCAGCGCCATCGGCATCGCTCGCGATCTCATCCGCGCGGGCATCGTCGATGTGGCGCTGGCGGGCGGGACCGACGCGTCCATCACGCCGCTCCAAGTAGCCGGTTTCTTCCGCCTGGGCGCTCTGTCCCGGCGCACCCATGACCCCCTGGGTGCGTCACGGCCTTTCGCCGCCAGTCGCGACGGGCTGGTGTTCGGGGAAGGCGCCGGAATCCTGGTCTTGGAGAACGACGCGCATGCCCGTGCACGGGGAGCCCCGCGGCTGGCCGATGTCGCAGGCTACAGCGCGACTTCAGACGCATACCACATGCTCCGTCCCGACCCGGCCGGAGCCGGTGCCAGGCGGGCGATCCGCGCGGCCCTTGCCGACGCCGACATCGGCAAAAACGACGTCGACTACGTCAACGCGCACGGCACGTCCACACGGCGAAACGACGAGGTGGAATGCAAGGCCATCTCGGCAGGCCTCGGTGACACTGTCGCGGTCAGCTCCACAAAGGGCGTCACCGGCCACACTTTCGGTGCCGCAGGAGCACTCGAAGCGGCCTACTCGATCTTGGCGCTGACGGAATCGGTCATCCCGCCCACCGCGAACCTGATCGACCCAGACCCGGACATCACCGTCGATCTCGTGGCAGGCACGGCTCGCCATCAACCGGTCCAGGCGGTGCTCAGCAACTCCTTCGGCTTCGGCGGCTTGAACGCGTCCCTGGTCCTGACTCGCCCCTGA
- a CDS encoding acyl carrier protein — protein sequence MRNFGCQFRPTTIGVAKVQTYDAVRDLLVDEFDVNRRNIEGSLTLKELGLDSVAQIDLAMRLEEVFEVDVTDDEVLTASTLVGVVTLVEDKQTSAA from the coding sequence GTGCGCAATTTCGGCTGTCAGTTTCGACCTACGACGATTGGAGTGGCAAAGGTGCAAACCTACGATGCCGTTCGCGACCTGCTGGTGGACGAGTTCGACGTAAACCGAAGGAATATCGAAGGGTCCCTGACCCTCAAAGAACTCGGTCTCGATTCGGTGGCTCAGATAGATCTCGCGATGCGTCTTGAGGAAGTCTTCGAGGTGGACGTGACGGACGACGAGGTGCTTACCGCCTCGACTCTGGTCGGCGTCGTGACCTTGGTGGAAGACAAGCAAACGAGCGCAGCGTGA
- a CDS encoding beta-ketoacyl-[acyl-carrier-protein] synthase family protein — translation MNSPRVVVTGMGLVSAAGTSLSENWRRVIAGEPTAARDPALAGCPIDFTCRAPDFEPSRYLGRRGAATADRFTQLALVAADEAVSEAKLRLDETDLTRFGVVIGTMSGGMTTIERQHARLLEGGSSTVSGRTMLMGMTSVAASALSIHHGLRGTCLTVSTACASGTVAIGTACQLIRSGTVDVVLAGGADSPLTPLQVAALDRLSALSRRNDDPGRASRPFDADRDGAVLGEGAGILLLESESHAMARGAPQLAEIAGYGDSSDGYHIVQPDPDGAGAQSAMRAALADAGLSPRDVDYINAHGTSTRSSDEIECTAISAIFGDSPAVSSTKGVTGHTCGAAGGLEAAYSILALRDSCVPPTANLTDPDPSIKVDLVADQARHAPLRAVMSNSFGIGGHNASLVITSL, via the coding sequence GTGAACTCGCCCAGGGTGGTGGTCACCGGGATGGGACTGGTCAGCGCCGCCGGTACGAGCCTCAGCGAGAACTGGCGGCGCGTGATCGCGGGCGAGCCCACCGCCGCTCGCGATCCGGCGCTCGCCGGTTGCCCGATCGATTTCACCTGCCGCGCACCAGACTTCGAGCCATCCCGTTATCTGGGGAGACGGGGTGCCGCGACCGCGGACCGGTTCACTCAGCTGGCGCTCGTCGCCGCCGACGAAGCCGTGTCCGAGGCCAAGCTACGCCTCGACGAGACCGACCTGACGCGGTTCGGCGTCGTCATCGGCACCATGTCGGGCGGCATGACGACCATCGAGAGACAGCACGCTCGGCTGCTGGAGGGAGGATCCAGCACGGTATCGGGACGCACCATGCTCATGGGAATGACGAGCGTGGCGGCGAGCGCGCTGTCGATTCACCACGGACTGAGAGGCACTTGCTTGACCGTGTCCACGGCGTGCGCCTCGGGGACCGTCGCCATCGGAACCGCCTGCCAGCTGATCAGATCGGGCACGGTGGACGTGGTGCTGGCCGGGGGTGCGGATTCTCCGCTGACACCGCTGCAGGTGGCCGCGCTGGACCGGCTGAGCGCGCTGTCCCGGCGAAACGACGACCCTGGTCGAGCTTCACGCCCCTTCGATGCCGACCGCGATGGAGCCGTTCTCGGCGAAGGTGCGGGTATTCTGCTGCTGGAGAGCGAAAGCCACGCCATGGCACGAGGGGCACCACAACTGGCCGAGATCGCCGGCTACGGCGACAGCTCGGACGGCTACCATATCGTCCAGCCCGATCCCGATGGGGCCGGTGCGCAGAGCGCCATGCGGGCCGCGCTCGCCGATGCGGGTTTGAGCCCGAGGGACGTCGATTACATCAACGCTCACGGCACCTCCACGCGCTCGAGCGACGAGATCGAATGCACCGCCATCTCCGCGATTTTCGGCGACTCGCCCGCGGTGAGCTCGACGAAAGGGGTCACCGGGCATACTTGCGGTGCCGCCGGCGGTCTGGAAGCGGCGTACTCGATACTCGCTCTGCGGGACTCCTGCGTGCCACCGACAGCCAACCTGACGGATCCGGACCCCTCGATCAAAGTGGACCTGGTGGCCGACCAAGCGCGTCATGCGCCCCTGCGGGCGGTCATGAGCAATTCCTTCGGCATCGGCGGGCACAACGCGTCGTTGGTCATCACGTCACTTTGA
- a CDS encoding aminotransferase class I/II-fold pyridoxal phosphate-dependent enzyme, producing the protein MLTAPSLRRPTLRDEYAREASGVNLLSQDYLTLSTHPEVRRAIVETLETYGPHSGGSPVVAGETSLSAQLRDELAGLTGMKDVVLFPTGWAAGFGAVNALVRRSDHVVVDELTHACMQEAIAASRSPNVTRFPHLDNESVRSTLRRIRSGDSKNGILVITESLFSLNSDTPDLADLQRICHDHDAVLLVDSAHDIGVMGPNGHGVAAQQGMRGQLDLVVGSFSKVFATNGGYLAANSDTVTQYVRYFGSTHMFSSALTPLQTAAALAAARVITSEEGGRRRAAVMRNAEILRKELGKATGSTLLGQPSPIVPLAVDSLAVGREAMAIAQSNGVLLHLLEFPIVPRRQARYRLQLTSSHEPAELVEAASILAEAIATAWQRHGAAENPVVSTT; encoded by the coding sequence ATGCTCACGGCGCCCAGCCTGCGACGCCCGACGCTTCGTGACGAGTACGCGCGTGAAGCCTCGGGCGTCAACCTGCTCAGTCAGGACTACCTGACACTGAGCACGCACCCGGAGGTGCGCCGAGCGATCGTCGAGACCTTGGAGACGTACGGTCCGCACAGCGGCGGATCACCGGTCGTCGCAGGTGAGACAAGCCTTTCGGCGCAACTGCGCGACGAACTCGCCGGTCTCACGGGCATGAAGGACGTCGTGTTGTTCCCGACCGGGTGGGCCGCGGGGTTCGGCGCGGTGAACGCGCTGGTCCGGCGGTCCGACCACGTCGTGGTCGACGAGTTGACGCACGCCTGCATGCAGGAGGCGATCGCCGCGAGCCGCAGCCCGAATGTGACGCGGTTCCCCCACCTGGACAACGAGTCAGTGCGTTCCACGCTGCGACGCATCCGATCCGGCGACTCCAAGAACGGAATCCTCGTCATCACCGAGAGTCTGTTCTCGCTCAATTCCGACACTCCCGACCTGGCGGATCTGCAGAGGATCTGCCATGACCATGACGCCGTTCTCCTGGTCGATTCCGCCCACGACATCGGTGTCATGGGGCCCAACGGCCACGGGGTGGCCGCCCAGCAGGGGATGAGGGGACAGCTGGATCTCGTCGTGGGTTCGTTCAGCAAGGTCTTCGCGACCAACGGAGGGTATCTGGCGGCCAATTCGGACACGGTCACCCAATACGTCCGGTACTTCGGCAGCACTCACATGTTTTCTTCCGCGCTGACTCCGCTTCAGACAGCCGCCGCCTTGGCCGCGGCGCGGGTCATCACCTCGGAGGAAGGAGGCCGACGGCGAGCCGCGGTCATGCGAAACGCCGAGATCTTGCGCAAGGAACTCGGGAAGGCCACCGGGAGCACCCTGCTCGGGCAACCGTCGCCGATCGTGCCGCTCGCGGTCGACTCGCTCGCGGTGGGAAGAGAGGCGATGGCCATCGCGCAATCGAACGGGGTTCTGCTCCACCTGCTGGAGTTCCCGATCGTCCCTCGCCGTCAGGCGCGATACCGGCTTCAGCTCACCAGCTCGCACGAACCTGCCGAGCTCGTCGAGGCCGCTTCGATCCTGGCCGAGGCGATCGCTACCGCCTGGCAGCGGCACGGGGCCGCGGAGAACCCTGTCGTGAGCACGACTTGA
- a CDS encoding zinc-binding dehydrogenase, producing the protein MKAIYAERSEPRDPLAALHVGDQPAPVPSDHDWTVVSIRAAALNHHDLWTLKGNGLAAGKYPMILGCEGAGVDDTGREVIIWGMECAHEWLGHPARDPEHRLLSDHRPGTFAELVAVPRIALVRKPEALSFDEAGCLTATWLTAYRMLFTKSGLTPGDTVLVQGAGGGVSAALIRLATAGGIRTWVTSRTAEKRQAALDMGADAAFPHRASLPAPVDAVMESVGRATWAHSIRSLRAGGTVVVTGATTGGTPPALLNRIFWNELRVVGSTSGTLEELRKLIAFMERENLRPDIDSVFHHSEAHEGFRRMIAGEHTGKIVFTW; encoded by the coding sequence GTGAAAGCCATCTACGCCGAGCGCTCCGAACCTCGGGATCCGCTGGCCGCCCTGCACGTGGGAGACCAGCCCGCCCCGGTCCCCTCCGACCACGACTGGACCGTCGTCTCAATACGGGCGGCCGCCCTCAATCACCACGACCTGTGGACCCTCAAGGGTAACGGGCTGGCTGCCGGCAAGTATCCCATGATTCTCGGCTGTGAAGGGGCCGGCGTAGACGACACCGGCCGCGAAGTGATCATCTGGGGCATGGAATGCGCTCACGAATGGCTCGGGCATCCTGCTCGCGATCCTGAGCACCGTCTGCTCAGCGACCATCGCCCCGGCACCTTCGCCGAACTGGTCGCCGTGCCGCGTATCGCCCTCGTGCGCAAACCCGAAGCGCTCTCCTTCGACGAAGCCGGCTGCTTGACCGCGACATGGCTCACCGCGTACCGCATGCTCTTCACCAAATCCGGCCTCACACCCGGCGACACAGTCCTTGTCCAGGGCGCCGGAGGCGGTGTGTCCGCGGCGCTGATCCGGTTGGCCACCGCGGGCGGGATACGAACGTGGGTGACCAGCCGTACGGCGGAGAAGCGCCAGGCGGCGTTGGACATGGGCGCCGACGCGGCTTTCCCGCACCGCGCATCGCTGCCGGCGCCGGTGGACGCGGTCATGGAGAGCGTCGGCCGGGCCACCTGGGCTCACTCCATCAGGTCTTTGCGCGCCGGCGGAACGGTCGTCGTCACCGGCGCCACGACCGGCGGCACCCCGCCCGCCCTGCTCAATCGCATCTTCTGGAACGAGCTGCGCGTGGTCGGCTCCACCAGCGGCACCTTGGAAGAACTCCGCAAGCTCATCGCGTTCATGGAGCGGGAGAATCTGCGGCCGGACATCGACAGCGTCTTTCACCACAGTGAGGCCCATGAAGGGTTTCGCCGGATGATCGCCGGAGAACATACCGGAAAGATCGTCTTCACCTGGTGA
- a CDS encoding polyketide synthase, with translation MTPPVTLRITAPIAQVTMADVEGRNALGPRLYRGLERVLPAAADDPEVKAIVVTGLPDIFCSGAPRDVLLETDGTHADDYEKFTRIFARCPLPVVAAMNGHAIGGGLVFGLYADVPVLSERCVYAANFLQYGIAPYLGTTHIVPSRMGESLGTEMIFTARGYRGAELRSRGAPVLILPHDRVHDMATTIATRIARAPRRSIELVKQQLARRVLAETDTAMAVELEPHLASMELAAVRERVATGYGPPTSMEVT, from the coding sequence ATGACACCCCCGGTCACGCTCCGGATCACGGCCCCCATCGCCCAGGTCACGATGGCCGACGTCGAAGGCCGCAACGCGTTGGGACCGCGGCTGTACCGGGGACTCGAACGCGTGCTGCCGGCCGCCGCCGACGACCCGGAGGTCAAGGCCATCGTCGTCACCGGGCTGCCGGACATCTTCTGCTCCGGCGCTCCGCGTGACGTCTTGCTCGAGACCGACGGCACACACGCGGACGACTACGAGAAGTTCACCCGAATCTTCGCCCGCTGCCCGCTGCCCGTCGTCGCCGCGATGAACGGTCACGCCATCGGCGGCGGCCTGGTGTTCGGCCTCTACGCCGATGTGCCGGTCCTGAGTGAGCGCTGCGTCTACGCGGCGAACTTTCTCCAGTACGGGATCGCTCCCTATCTGGGAACGACCCACATCGTCCCGTCCCGCATGGGCGAGTCCTTGGGTACCGAAATGATCTTCACCGCGCGAGGCTACCGAGGTGCCGAGCTTCGGTCCCGCGGCGCGCCCGTACTGATTCTCCCCCACGACCGCGTCCATGACATGGCCACCACCATCGCCACCCGCATCGCTCGGGCGCCGAGACGTTCGATCGAACTGGTGAAGCAGCAGCTCGCGCGACGCGTGCTCGCCGAGACCGACACCGCGATGGCCGTCGAACTCGAACCTCACCTCGCGTCGATGGAACTCGCGGCCGTGCGCGAACGCGTGGCGACCGGCTATGGACCGCCCACCAGTATGGAGGTCACGTGA
- a CDS encoding enoyl-CoA hydratase/isomerase family protein — translation MKSVIVDNSRPHVTRVTLASPATDNRLDDEPVRLLLDSLDRAEADPTVHVLVLAARGRTFCAGMSLGDPTAADWELDPTPVRELLTRLKRSSLVTIAVVDGAALGGGVGLAAACDQVIVGPRATFRLTEVLLGLIPAVVLPLLAERIGLHRAFSWALTAEEVTATRSVQSGLADRWAHDPEEELRRRLRQLGSANRVALEALKRYRCALSPLPAGRDELISAALAERLEDPRIRHRLTALHQRKPSR, via the coding sequence ATGAAGTCGGTCATCGTGGACAACTCACGACCGCACGTGACACGGGTGACCCTCGCCAGTCCCGCGACGGACAACCGTCTCGACGACGAGCCGGTGCGCCTGCTTCTGGACTCTCTGGACCGCGCCGAGGCAGATCCCACTGTCCATGTGCTCGTACTCGCCGCGCGGGGACGGACGTTCTGCGCCGGCATGTCCCTCGGTGATCCGACCGCCGCGGATTGGGAATTGGACCCGACGCCGGTGCGAGAGCTGCTCACTCGGTTGAAACGTTCTTCTTTGGTGACGATCGCCGTCGTCGATGGTGCCGCCCTCGGCGGCGGCGTCGGGCTCGCGGCCGCGTGTGACCAGGTGATCGTCGGCCCGCGGGCGACCTTCCGGCTCACCGAGGTGCTGCTGGGTCTGATTCCCGCCGTGGTGCTGCCCCTCCTCGCTGAACGCATCGGGCTCCATCGTGCCTTCTCATGGGCCCTGACCGCCGAAGAAGTAACTGCGACCCGGTCGGTACAGAGCGGGCTCGCCGATCGCTGGGCACACGACCCCGAGGAAGAACTCCGGCGGCGGTTGAGGCAGCTCGGAAGCGCGAACCGCGTCGCTCTGGAAGCCCTCAAACGCTACCGGTGCGCGCTGTCCCCGCTCCCGGCAGGCCGGGACGAACTCATCTCCGCCGCGCTGGCCGAACGTCTCGAAGACCCTCGTATCCGGCATCGTCTCACGGCGCTGCACCAGCGGAAACCGAGCCGATGA
- a CDS encoding hydroxymethylglutaryl-CoA synthase family protein: MSTGIEAINVYCGLARIPVRALFEGRGLDLSRLGNIMMTERSVQLPFEDPVTNAVNAAKPLLDTLSQEERDRIELLVTSTESGLDYSKSIASYVHGQLGLSRNCRLLEVKQACYGATAMVQLAAGFLPPGAKALIIATDITVLDAGNGYAEPATGHGAAAILVSDRPSVMTLDPGAAGLCGFDIMDTSRPTPTLDLWDADRSLLSYLECLEESFKHYAHRVPGTDFSASFEHLAFHTPFAGMVKAAHRRMARKFAPGLTIVDDFERRLLPSLTYPRLVGNLSSGSLYLALCSVIDTAPEVDDSPIGLYSYGSGCSSEFFSGRVQASARTTVGRMRIADRLRDRQEIDFSLYSRLLDETHECLVPKPDRQIDLLRWQDFLGGIPDRPPTLALGKVDHYHRHYEWL; the protein is encoded by the coding sequence ATGAGCACCGGCATCGAGGCCATCAACGTCTACTGCGGACTCGCCCGGATCCCTGTCCGCGCTCTCTTCGAGGGCAGAGGCCTCGATCTCTCACGTCTCGGCAACATCATGATGACGGAGCGCTCGGTCCAGCTCCCCTTCGAAGATCCGGTCACCAACGCCGTCAACGCGGCGAAGCCTCTCTTGGACACGCTCAGCCAGGAGGAACGGGACAGGATCGAACTGCTCGTCACGTCGACGGAATCCGGACTGGACTACAGCAAGTCGATTGCCTCCTATGTTCACGGCCAGCTCGGACTTTCACGTAACTGCAGGCTTCTCGAGGTCAAACAGGCCTGCTATGGCGCCACCGCCATGGTGCAGCTCGCGGCCGGCTTTCTTCCGCCTGGCGCCAAGGCTTTGATCATCGCCACCGACATCACGGTGCTTGACGCCGGCAACGGGTATGCCGAGCCCGCAACCGGTCACGGCGCGGCGGCGATCCTGGTCAGCGACCGTCCGTCGGTCATGACCTTGGATCCAGGCGCCGCCGGACTTTGCGGCTTCGACATCATGGACACCTCCCGGCCGACGCCGACACTGGATCTTTGGGACGCGGACCGATCGCTGCTGAGTTACCTGGAATGCCTCGAGGAAAGCTTCAAGCACTACGCACATCGTGTTCCCGGCACCGACTTCTCGGCATCCTTCGAGCATCTGGCGTTCCACACCCCGTTCGCGGGCATGGTCAAGGCGGCCCACCGCCGCATGGCTCGGAAGTTCGCGCCAGGCCTGACGATCGTCGATGATTTCGAGCGCCGTCTTCTCCCGTCCCTGACCTACCCACGCCTCGTCGGCAATCTGAGCTCCGGATCGCTCTATCTCGCCCTGTGCAGTGTCATCGACACCGCACCGGAGGTCGACGACAGCCCGATCGGGCTGTACTCGTACGGTTCGGGCTGCTCCTCGGAGTTCTTCAGCGGACGCGTTCAGGCAAGTGCCCGGACGACGGTGGGCCGTATGCGCATCGCCGACAGACTGCGCGATCGACAGGAAATCGACTTTTCCTTGTACTCCCGGCTGCTCGACGAGACGCATGAATGCCTCGTTCCCAAGCCCGACCGTCAGATCGACCTCCTGCGATGGCAGGACTTCCTCGGCGGTATCCCTGATCGTCCGCCGACGCTGGCACTCGGCAAGGTGGATCACTATCACCGTCACTACGAATGGTTGTGA
- a CDS encoding acyl carrier protein gives MTQTEQEVTHTLHKVIADILPGTGPEQIHPDKHLRDLGADSVDRVEIIVQVTDLLGIDLPLSNFGSLRDIRELVDYLVRSA, from the coding sequence ATGACCCAGACCGAACAGGAAGTGACACACACGCTGCACAAGGTGATTGCCGATATCCTGCCCGGAACCGGCCCGGAACAGATCCACCCCGACAAGCATTTGAGGGACCTCGGCGCGGATTCGGTCGACAGGGTCGAGATCATCGTCCAGGTGACCGACCTGCTCGGCATCGATCTGCCTCTCTCGAACTTCGGATCACTCCGTGACATCCGAGAGCTTGTCGACTATCTGGTGAGGTCCGCATGA
- a CDS encoding biosynthesis cluster domain-containing protein, whose product MIPALVKPEIAQVAAGALVREVTLTPTMCGHNSLFFGQLGDWTWEAVTSACETNVFRARNSFDDPTYLAFTYFRTVGSDLIDPYLFTIGDELRVTSQVFDCGSESVLTLHRVEFAGDTPPRTLDPAEFYERRSPKCLYVENFNRWISRSRTGSNADLVRSAPTDFRHDHLPRIPGDHSPRAICQSVRKKERFPETSGYIPVFGDYTTTYRVDGNRDINGVGLVYFASFFSIIDTALLRLWLHLGRRERDFIGRRLLDHRLCYFGNADLESTLDIVVRLRQSRTDPHDHVAEVVIRHQAENRLLAVASIRMLTEE is encoded by the coding sequence GTGATCCCCGCGCTCGTCAAGCCCGAAATCGCCCAGGTGGCCGCGGGTGCCCTGGTGCGCGAGGTGACCTTGACCCCGACGATGTGTGGGCACAATTCACTGTTCTTCGGGCAGCTTGGCGATTGGACCTGGGAGGCAGTCACGTCAGCGTGCGAGACCAACGTCTTCCGCGCACGCAACTCGTTCGACGATCCCACCTACCTCGCGTTCACCTATTTCCGGACCGTCGGCAGCGACCTGATCGATCCGTACCTGTTCACCATCGGAGACGAACTACGCGTCACTTCACAGGTCTTCGATTGCGGCAGCGAGTCGGTGCTGACCCTGCACAGAGTCGAATTCGCCGGTGACACACCACCGAGAACGCTGGACCCGGCCGAGTTCTACGAACGCCGCTCCCCGAAGTGCCTCTACGTGGAGAACTTCAACCGCTGGATCTCTCGCAGCCGCACGGGCAGCAACGCCGACCTCGTCAGATCCGCGCCGACGGATTTCCGGCACGACCATCTCCCCCGAATTCCGGGTGACCACTCGCCGCGAGCCATCTGTCAATCCGTGCGCAAGAAGGAAAGGTTCCCGGAAACCAGTGGCTACATACCGGTTTTCGGGGACTACACGACCACCTATCGCGTAGACGGAAATCGGGACATCAACGGCGTCGGACTAGTCTACTTCGCGTCGTTCTTCTCGATCATCGATACCGCGTTGCTCCGGCTGTGGCTTCACCTGGGCCGCCGCGAACGTGACTTCATCGGACGCCGGCTACTGGATCACCGGCTTTGCTACTTCGGCAACGCCGACCTGGAGTCGACCCTCGACATCGTCGTGCGGCTCCGTCAGTCCCGGACCGACCCGCACGACCATGTCGCCGAAGTGGTGATCCGGCATCAGGCCGAAAATCGACTGCTCGCGGTCGCGAGTATCCGCATGCTCACCGAGGAGTAG
- a CDS encoding acyl carrier protein: MTNDADLTSIRETLRGYIAELLYCEPNEFGAEDAFSEIGIDSVTSVELMDNINNKYGLQERAEVVHDSTTLEKLAEFVAEKLADSRTALR, translated from the coding sequence ATGACCAACGATGCCGACCTGACCTCCATACGGGAAACCCTGCGCGGATACATCGCCGAGCTCCTGTACTGCGAGCCCAATGAATTCGGAGCCGAAGACGCGTTCTCCGAGATCGGGATCGACTCGGTGACCAGTGTCGAGTTGATGGACAACATCAACAACAAATACGGGCTTCAGGAGCGAGCCGAGGTAGTGCACGATTCGACCACCCTCGAGAAGCTTGCCGAGTTCGTCGCGGAGAAGCTTGCCGACAGCAGGACGGCTCTGCGGTGA
- a CDS encoding maleylacetate reductase has translation MTLDSFVYEALPMRVVFGAGSIGHLPEEARRLTLRRVLVLSTPDQRELAERASDLLGDTAVGVFDRARMHVPRETVIAAEGSAEKLGADGCVAIGGGSTIGLGKALALRLGLPVLAVPTTYAGSEMTPIWGITDNARKQTGRDRSVLPRTVVYDPELTLSLPVAISATSGLNAVAHAVEALYAPDGSPVITAMAEQGVRDLAAALPAIGKHPSDPTARTAALRGAWLCGACLGATAMGLHHKLCHVLGGKLDLPHAETHSIVLPHVAAFNLPAVPRARAALARALHDDDPVAALKSLARGLGAPLRLSELGVRESDLRAVIDEVLTGPYANPRPVGRAELEQLLAEAL, from the coding sequence ATGACCCTCGATTCCTTTGTGTACGAAGCCCTTCCGATGCGTGTCGTCTTCGGCGCCGGCAGCATCGGGCACCTACCCGAGGAAGCCCGTCGACTGACGCTCCGGCGGGTGCTCGTGCTGTCCACGCCGGACCAACGGGAACTCGCCGAACGAGCCTCGGACCTGCTGGGCGACACGGCGGTGGGCGTTTTCGACCGCGCCCGCATGCATGTGCCGCGGGAGACCGTTATCGCCGCCGAGGGGTCGGCGGAGAAACTCGGCGCCGACGGCTGTGTGGCGATCGGCGGCGGATCGACCATCGGCCTGGGCAAGGCACTCGCACTGCGGCTGGGACTGCCGGTCCTCGCGGTGCCGACCACCTACGCGGGTTCGGAGATGACCCCGATCTGGGGGATCACCGACAACGCGCGTAAACAGACCGGCCGGGATCGGAGCGTCCTTCCCCGCACTGTCGTCTACGACCCCGAACTGACCCTGTCGCTGCCGGTCGCGATCTCGGCCACCAGCGGTCTCAACGCGGTGGCTCACGCCGTCGAGGCGCTCTACGCCCCGGACGGTTCTCCGGTCATCACGGCGATGGCCGAACAGGGAGTGCGGGACCTGGCCGCCGCGTTGCCCGCGATCGGGAAGCATCCCTCGGATCCGACCGCCCGGACCGCCGCGCTGCGGGGTGCCTGGCTGTGCGGCGCGTGCCTGGGCGCGACCGCCATGGGCCTGCATCACAAACTCTGTCACGTACTCGGCGGGAAACTCGACCTGCCGCACGCCGAAACCCACTCGATCGTCCTCCCCCACGTCGCCGCCTTCAACCTGCCCGCGGTACCCAGGGCACGAGCCGCGCTGGCCCGCGCCCTGCACGACGACGACCCGGTAGCGGCGCTGAAGTCGTTGGCGCGCGGACTCGGCGCTCCGCTCCGGCTGTCCGAACTCGGGGTTCGCGAATCCGATCTGCGCGCGGTGATCGACGAGGTACTGACCGGCCCGTACGCCAACCCCCGCCCTGTGGGGCGAGCCGAGCTGGAACAACTCCTGGCGGAAGCGTTATGA